Genomic segment of Synechococcus sp. A15-28:
GTTGTGGACGTAGAGGCCGAGGGTGTGGAAACCGAGGAACAGGGAGACCCAGCTCAGGTGGCTGATGATCGCTTCCTTGTGCTCGAGCATCCGAGCCAGGACGTTGTCCTTGTTGGCTTCGGGGTCGTAGTCACGGATGAAGAAGATCGCACCGTGGGCAAAGGCACCGCACATCAGGGCGATGGCGATGTACTGGTGATGGGTGTACAGGGCTGCCTGGGTCGTGTAGTCCTTCGCGATGAAGGCGTACGACGGCATCGAGTACATGTGCTGCGCCACCAGGCTGGTGACCACGCCGAGGGAGGCGAGAGCCAGGCCGAGCTGGAAGTGCAGGCTGTTGTTGATCGTGTCGTAAAGACCTTTGTGGCCGGCGCCGAGGTCACCAGGGGTGCCCTTGGGTGGGTTGTGGGTCTCGAGGATCTCCTTGATGGAGTGACCGATCCCGAAGTTGGTCCGGTACATGTGGCCGGCGATCACGAAGATGCAACCGATGGCCAGGTGGTGGTGGGCGATGTCGGTGAGCCACAGAGCTTCGCTCTGAGGATGGAAACCGCCGAGGAAGGTGAGGATGGCGGTGCCTGCGCCATCAGCGCTGCCGAAAGCCTGGTTCAGGGAATCAGGGTTCTCGGCATACACACCCCAGTTGCCGGTGAAGAAGGGTCCAAGACCGGCGGGGTGAGGCAGAACGTTGAGGAAGTTGTCCCAACCGACGTGCTGTCCGCGGGCTTCGGGGATCGCGACGTGAACCAGGTGACCGGTCCAGGCGATGGAGCTGAAGCCGAACAGAACGGCGAGGTGGTGGTTGAGGCGTGATTCAGCGTTCTTGAACCAGGCCAGAGAGGGACGGAACTTGGGCTGCAGATGCAGCCAGCCGGCGAAGAGGGCCCAGGCCGACAGGATCATCATGAAGATGGAACCCTGATACAGCTCGGCGTTGGTGCGCATGCCGATCGTGTACCACCAGTGGTACATACCGGAGAAGGCGATGTTCACCGGAGAGGAAGCACCCGCTTGGGTGAAGGCATCAATGGCGCCTTGACCGAAGTGGGGATCCCAGATTGCGTGAGCGATGGGGCGCACGTGCAGGGGGTCAGCGACCCACTGCTCGAAGTTGCCCTGCCAGGCGATGTGGAACAGGTTTCCCGAAACCCACAGGCCGATGATCGCCAGGTGACCGAAATGGGTGGAGAAGAGCTTCTGATAGAGGCGCTCCTCCGTCATTCCGTCATGGCTCTCGAAGTCGTGAGCCGTGGCGATCCCGTACCAGATACGACGGGTTGTCGGGTCCTGAGCCAGACCCTGGCTGAACGAAGGAAATTTCGTTGCCATTAGAGGGAAAGGTCAGTGAGGTCAGCCGACCACAAGAATGTGGGCGTGGAAGAAGGCCCACGTGGTCGCAATTCCGCCCAACAGGTAGTGGGCGACACCCACGGCACGGCCCTGGATGATGGACAGCGCGCGGGGCTGGATGGCCGGAGCCACCTTCAGCTTGTTGTGAGCCCAGACGATGGACTCGATCAGCTCTTGCCAGTAGCCGCGGCCACTGAACAGGAACATCAGGCTGAAGGCCCAGATGAAGTGGGCACCCAGGAACATGATTCCGTAGGCGCTGGTGTTCGAGCCGTAGCTGTTGATCACCTGAACGGCCTGAGCCCACAGGTAGTCACGCAGCCAGCCATTGATGGTGATGGCGCTCTGGGCAAAGTTGCCGTTGGTGATGTGCGCGACGGAACCGTCGGCGTTCACCGTTCCCCAGATATCGCTCTGCATCTTCCAGGAGAAGTGGAAGATCACGATCGACAGGGAGTTGTACATCCAGAACAGACCCAG
This window contains:
- the psaB gene encoding photosystem I core protein PsaB, with the translated sequence MATKFPSFSQGLAQDPTTRRIWYGIATAHDFESHDGMTEERLYQKLFSTHFGHLAIIGLWVSGNLFHIAWQGNFEQWVADPLHVRPIAHAIWDPHFGQGAIDAFTQAGASSPVNIAFSGMYHWWYTIGMRTNAELYQGSIFMMILSAWALFAGWLHLQPKFRPSLAWFKNAESRLNHHLAVLFGFSSIAWTGHLVHVAIPEARGQHVGWDNFLNVLPHPAGLGPFFTGNWGVYAENPDSLNQAFGSADGAGTAILTFLGGFHPQSEALWLTDIAHHHLAIGCIFVIAGHMYRTNFGIGHSIKEILETHNPPKGTPGDLGAGHKGLYDTINNSLHFQLGLALASLGVVTSLVAQHMYSMPSYAFIAKDYTTQAALYTHHQYIAIALMCGAFAHGAIFFIRDYDPEANKDNVLARMLEHKEAIISHLSWVSLFLGFHTLGLYVHNDVVVSFGTPEKQILVEPVFAQFVQAASGKAMYGMDVLLSNASSSASLAAQNIPGEHYWLDAINGNTDVFLPIGPGDFLVHHAIALGLHTTTLILVKGALDARGSKLMPDKKDFGYSFPCDGPGRGGTCDISAWDAFYLAVFWALNTVGWVTFYWHWKHLAIWSGNVAQFNESSTYLMGWFRDYLWLNSSQLINGYNPFGSNNLAVWAWMFLFGHLVWATGFMFLISWRGYWQELIETIVWAHQRSPIANMMGWRDKPVALSIVQARVVGLAHFSVGYVLTYAAFLIASTSGKFG